One segment of Fibrobacter sp. DNA contains the following:
- a CDS encoding beta-ketoacyl-[acyl-carrier-protein] synthase family protein, with amino-acid sequence LAEIKAYKEKFEAYNLMMMEPDGKQIESLLRSVVAQASLDLHQIDYINAHGTGTVLNDQIEADVIERVFGSDVLVNSTKSLTGHVLGASGALEAAVTVLSVCHNKIHGSKNIKTQVKSLNFTRETISHPVKNALTESFGFGGHLAALVIGKV; translated from the coding sequence CTTGCTGAGATTAAAGCGTATAAGGAAAAATTCGAAGCATACAATCTGATGATGATGGAGCCGGATGGCAAACAGATAGAGAGCCTTTTAAGGTCGGTTGTGGCACAGGCCAGTCTCGATCTTCATCAGATCGATTATATCAATGCCCACGGGACCGGAACTGTTTTAAATGACCAGATAGAGGCGGATGTAATCGAGAGGGTGTTCGGCAGTGATGTCCTTGTAAACAGTACCAAATCTCTTACAGGGCATGTTCTTGGTGCCAGTGGTGCACTCGAGGCTGCAGTAACAGTGCTTTCTGTCTGTCATAACAAAATTCATGGAAGTAAGAATATTAAAACCCAGGTAAAGTCCCTGAACTTTACCAGAGAAACAATCTCGCATCCAGTAAAGAACGCCCTGACTGAATCTTTCGGGTTTGGGGGGCATCTGGCTGCATTGGTGATTGGAAAGGTATAG
- a CDS encoding type III polyketide synthase, whose protein sequence is MAAYLNSIGTAVPSLSLEQSQISELLKHHYSEELSSRSLDVLEKVLLHPGIKKRHFAAENLRELEEIRNEHPDIRASRFQKWVVSLSAEALKKAASKADVDIKSIDAIITNTCTGYLCPGISSYLIEELGLDNSVRVYDLAGMGCGGAIPNLQLASSLVQAENITVAGIAVEICSATFQMGNDMSLLISNALFGDGAAAFIVSPERSGFEILSSCSGIFPQYREAVRYVYKNGQLHNKLSPGLPQILSSLLPSFVKDLLSGTAISEINNWAIHPGGEKILNSVQSSLSLTESKIGTSRNILKEYGNMSSPSVMFAIDKLKENISSGESVCVLGFGAGLSVHGTLLKSV, encoded by the coding sequence ATGGCGGCATATCTTAACTCAATCGGAACCGCAGTTCCTTCACTTTCATTGGAACAGAGTCAGATTTCAGAACTGCTGAAGCATCACTATTCAGAAGAGTTATCTTCCCGCTCTCTTGATGTACTGGAGAAGGTGCTTTTACATCCGGGGATAAAGAAAAGGCATTTTGCGGCAGAAAATCTCCGAGAACTGGAAGAGATCAGAAACGAACACCCCGATATCAGAGCTTCACGTTTTCAGAAATGGGTTGTTTCCCTTTCGGCAGAAGCACTCAAAAAAGCGGCCAGTAAGGCTGATGTGGATATAAAATCTATCGATGCCATAATCACAAATACCTGTACAGGATATTTGTGTCCTGGAATAAGCTCATATCTGATAGAGGAGCTTGGATTGGACAATTCTGTGCGGGTATACGATCTTGCCGGAATGGGATGTGGAGGAGCTATTCCCAATCTCCAGCTTGCCTCCTCCCTGGTTCAGGCGGAAAACATAACAGTGGCCGGAATAGCTGTAGAGATCTGCAGTGCCACTTTTCAGATGGGAAATGACATGAGCCTTCTGATCTCCAATGCGCTTTTCGGTGATGGAGCAGCAGCTTTTATAGTTTCCCCTGAAAGATCCGGTTTTGAGATTCTTTCATCCTGTTCCGGTATATTTCCCCAATACCGTGAGGCTGTCAGGTATGTTTACAAAAACGGCCAGCTCCATAACAAACTCAGCCCCGGGCTTCCGCAGATTCTCAGTTCATTGCTCCCATCGTTTGTAAAAGATCTCCTTTCCGGAACAGCAATTTCGGAAATCAACAACTGGGCGATTCATCCCGGAGGAGAAAAAATTCTCAACTCTGTCCAGAGTTCACTTTCTCTAACTGAAAGTAAAATCGGGACTTCCAGGAATATTCTAAAGGAATACGGCAACATGTCATCCCCGTCGGTAATGTTTGCAATTGATAAATTAAAGGAAAATATCTCTTCAGGGGAATCTGTATGCGTTCTGGGTTTTGGAGCCGGCCTGTCGGTGCATGGAACTCTGTTAAAGTCTGTATAG